The following are from one region of the Silene latifolia isolate original U9 population chromosome 9, ASM4854445v1, whole genome shotgun sequence genome:
- the LOC141601408 gene encoding putative mitochondrial protein AtMg00820, translated as MDTIQGSIQKVVQTRISLNNLCSFHSFFSTIEPINIKEALEEPNWIVAIQEELQLFERTKVWHLVPRPRDQSVISTRWEFRNKLDDTGVIVRNKARLVVQGYNQPEGIDYDETFAPVARLEAIRLLIAFSPHKGMKLFQMDVKTAFLNGYLEEEVFVEQHSGFLDIK; from the coding sequence ATGGATACGATTCAAGGAAGTATACAGAAGGTTGTTCAAACTCGAATATCATTGAACAATTTGTGTTCCTTCCACTCCTTCTTTTCTACCATTGAACCAATCAACATCAAAGAGGCTCTTGAAGAACCAAATTGGATCGTTGCCATTCAAGAAGAGCTTCAACTGTTCGAAAGGaccaaagtttggcacttagttccaaGACCAAGGGATCAATCTGTTATTAGTACAAGATGGGAGTTTAGAAACAAGTTGGATGATACGGGAGTTATTGTgcgaaacaaagcaagattggttgttCAAGGATACAATCAAccagaaggaattgactatgacGAGACCTTCGCTCCCGTGGctagacttgaggctattagattattaatagcatttTCACCTCACAAAGGAATGAAATtattccaaatggacgttaagactgcatttcttaacggttatttggaAGAGgaagtctttgtagagcaacaCTCCGGATTTCTGGATATCAA